GATTTTTGATTTCGAAAGTTGTCTATTAGGTAAttctttgatttatattatataccataattaatgattttttccaTGACctaattacattgaaaaaatGCGCAACATTTCTATATACACGAAATAATTTCACTCATCACCAAAACAATTACTTTAGTAAAAGTTTTGAACACTTAATTATactgagtaatttttttttacttttacgtgatttttattagcttcactTGTATGTtggtttgtatgtttgtaacttCCTCCGTGTGCCTGGGGTTTGCAATTTATGCTCCTGCTgcctgaaataaataataatcgttGTGATAATACTAACACTAATAACCGTGTAATATATGAAGAATAATAGCAATTACTACAAGTAGTTATGGAAACAAtggttgtttataaaaaaataataccacGCATCTGTAGTTATCCGACTTAAGGTACAAAACAAAGaatagtttagaaaaaaaagctaaataacacgtttttatatataaaaaaaagagaatatttataactaaaaataagaaaatatttgtttgaatatttaaccTTAAAGATagagtgaaaaataaaagaaattaatttaaggtaTAAAGTGTAAGATGTCTTTTGAAAATAGCGTTACTCATATAAGTATTTTGGCAAGAGTACACcgtgcaaaataataataatgcatAATGCAGTCCCTGTGCTTCAACCtaaattaattagaattcCCCTCATTTACCCATAACGCATACTTGCCTTACATGACCTAATGGATGGAATAGTAATATCAAGCACCCTTACTAATATTAcacaggaaaaatattttcacttttttataatagtattctTGAATTTACATATCAGATTTAGAGGCATTGAATATTTGATAGCaggataaaagaaaaatgttcttGTTTTAGAGTCCAACCATTCATGTAGGGCGCAAGGATGGAGGcgataaaatacaaaacattttttctgaCTTAACTCTGAAAAAAATGTACGACCACAGTCCACATTCGGtacgtataaattttaaaatatttcctgtaAGACATATCTCTTATCATCCTAATTACATATACTGTTTTGCCGATAAATCGCGAAAAGATTGTCATAATCAAAAGATATACCATTGACTTATATAGTAAGGTAACTTCTAtacgaaacatttttattcggAATGTCTGTGACACAGGTGTTTGTTCAACTGGACGAATTACTAGCCACAGAAGATGGTGATACGGAGTGGAAGGAAACTGCACGTTGGATTAAATATGAAGAAGATGTTGAAGAAGGATCTGCCAGATGGGGTCGGCCCCACGTAGCCTCTCTTTCTTTCCATTCCCTATTAAACCTACGCCGTTGTTTAGAAACTGGAGTGGTACTGCTTGACCTCGATGAAAAAGACCTTCCTGGTGTTGCATACAGGTATTTAAATGGTCGTGTAAGCCATGCACAATATGAAAAACTGAAATAGTGCGACTTCTaagattcaaataaataatataatgtttatataactgGTTTagtcaataatatttcaaagattttCTTCAGCTTATTTTATCATAGccttaactttataaaatatctcaaccttttttctaattttatttcatttttctagGGTTGTAGAAAGTATGGTTAATGAAGGATTGATAGAAGAAGATGACAAACCAGTCGTAATGAGATCTCTACTTCTTCGCCATCGACATGTACATGATGAAAGGTTCCGATTCTCCATAAGTGGTCGAAAGCACTCTTCCTATACAAGCCTACAGGTGAATATGATGTTTTAACTAATATGTATCAGATATTATTTGGCAATCTTGGACTttaatgacaatttattttatttattatatatacgaaaTTATTCTTCCCCTCTATTTTCTACACTTTGCCACTGTATTTGagaaaaaatgttatctgatataatattgataaaggtttgtagatatttatttgGCAAAATAGATTTCACGAAACAGCTTTATCTTTTtcaagacttttttttttaataaagatgttctatgaaatatttataatatttctatgaatcataaataaataaatcataagcacgtcaaatttattttgtgcacttttttaatgtgtttattgtataattttttaaaatttatggcggctatttttttttcttattatatcaaaGGAAACTAATGTAATTCGTcattttaatgacatatttacattaaatgaagtaatagtgtgacaataaatattttatgtaatgttaCGATATGATCGCCATAATCTGTTAAAATTGaatcagatatttttttacataaccgATAAAAGATTAATAGTGTTTGTGCTgtattgttgtatattttccatgttattatttcatttatatattagtctatcataatattttatatctattttaaattattttaattaaaaaatggttTATGTTCTGTTGACATCGtacattttagaatatttctgttaatctttaattaaacatacgTCACGTCATTAATAAGTTTACTTTAATACAGACatttcgataaatattttattcgcaGAATCAACGTTTGATGAAAATTGgctttgaaaataattctGGGAAAAGTGCCCTAAAATttgtactttataaaatagtttgtttttctgccaaaaaatatttaattacagaaatgtgttaattttaatgcCGAAATATTatgtggaaatattttattcgaaaCTCCTTAAATTATGAGCGATATCAAGATAATAATGATACTAAATCCTTACATTTTTGAAATACTCAGTTAAAGTCAAGTTTATCAAGGATTACGATAAAAATTTGGCGTATACGCTTTGATATATGTCAAATATTCGAGGCCAAGAGATATCAATAACTCACCTCGTGATAAATATACAGAAATCCccaatcatatatttaataagtacatAAAACAAACAGCAGAATATTTCAGTAGCATTATTCcagtatatgttaaaaaaataaatattatacgtaaATATACAGTTAATCTAGGAAGATACCATTTGATAGTGTCTGATAATTTTGCTAGTGACCTTTGCAATCctctttttcataataatttgaatacaaataCTGATACAATCAACTTTGAAACTGatgagattatatttataaagtgctTTTGTTGAATCTtagttatgataaaaataaaactcataacCTTTTGATCTACATTTAACACGAGTCTACACGTggttttcttttattgttcCGTTTGTTCAAGATAATCGGCTTAGTAATTCGCATACAAaaactgtatatattatagacATGGAGTAAAgctatttttcatatatttttttaaatgttagatAAATCTCAAAACGCTATTTAAGACATCAACCTTACCTATATACTAGTGGAATGACTTTTCAattcaaaatcaataatttgtgCCATAAACAtcgttagaaaaaaaattaggttCAATATGTAGTAGGGAAGTGATATAATGTGTTGTACAGTCGCTGTGGTTGGAGGAAGGTGGTGGCGCCCGCCAGCGATACTCCACATGCTCTGCCATCGGTCCCTGTCGTCGACACAGCTCTCATATTCTCGTATGATCTGTGCTCGTATTATCTTTATCTTGCACGTACCCTTGTTACTAGTTTGTCACATCTTCAAactatgttattaaaacattccaTTCTATTTTAGATccgatattatatatgtgtaacaTCAATCATAGCTCATCAATCATAATACGTTGAACGTATCTCATGTGTAAAACCAGactactgaaaaaaaaaaaggtttatgtttaaaatatttctgtgtCTCGATTTGACAGGAGTCACGGTTATTTGgagcttttatttaattaatttccgCACATCTACGAAATTTTTTGTCGATTTACTTATTGCAAAACGTGTTTAGCATGAATGtcaataattatcataaatcaACTTGACTTgtgtgttttataattgtaatttacaacaatctgtaaataaattattatgtgtcaaaagataaatataatatattttaatgataagatttcaaaacaattgtGTAGAAACGATGATAGTTTGGTGCATTAGGTTACATATTATTCCAAACATAAATCGTTTTAGCTCCATTCTATAACTCAAATGGTTTCGAAAAAAACTagggaaaaattttgttaattaagtaatagatattaaagcgtctaaaataaaataaagatatataccGTAGaacttttaattgttttgtactATTAcaaatgctttttttattagaccgaatattattatagaaaccATTTACTCAaaccattaaaattatcatttgaaataaatacgtccatataaaaacataaaaccttgattattaaatatgaatacttttcaaataacttggcctatttttatttagaatctTTCGGATAACAAGCGACGAAGAAGCTCCAATGCTCTACCACAAGATCGAACAGAAGCTCGGGCAAAAACATCAGTGGCGGGCATGGATACACGCGAAGTAGAATATTTAGCCACAGCCCCTGTGGGGTCTCAGGATGAATTAAGACGGGGTCACAATGATTCAATCATGAAACGTATACCTGACGATGCGGAAGCCACAACAGTCCTCGTTGGTGCAGTTGGATTTTTAGATCAACCAACGATTGCCTTTGTACGTCTCGCTCAAGGCATATTAATGCCATCCATCACAGAGGTTCCCATACCAGTCCGCTTTATGTTCATATTACTTGGGCCAACATCAGCTGACCTTGACTATCATGAAGTGGGTAGATCCATTTCTACTCTTATGTCAAACCCTTCCTTTCATTCTATTGCGTACAAGGCTGATGATCGACGTGAACTTTTGTCGGCAATTAATGAATTCTTAGACGATTCGATAGTGTTACCGCCTGGTGATTGGGAGCGGCAGGCTCTATTGCCTTTCGAAGAATTACGAGCTAAAAGTGAAATGATAAGAAAACGTAAGCGTGATGCTTTGGAGCGTAAAAAGGGCATTGAAATTACAACAGCTTCGCCAATAGATGAAAAAAAGGCTTTGTTAGCTGGTGAAACTGGTGGATTGCCAGAAAAAGAACGTGATGATCCATTATCCAAGAGTGGTCGTCTCTTTGGTggtaattataactttatatatgaatcattattataagatacgacttgtattaattataatgtaatcatattttttcatttaggtGTTATAAGAGACATAAAAAGGCGTTATCCCCACTATATATCCGACTTTCGTGATGCATTAAATGGACAATGTGCGGCAGCTACAATATTCATGTACTTTGCTGCGCTTTCATCAGCCATTACTTTTGGAGGACTGTTAGCTGAAAAAACTGACAGACAGATTGGTATCTCGGAAACATTGGtaagattaatattaactaaattttaCGAATACACTTGCCCGTTTGGTAGtgataataatagattttgtaaatataactaatataataaataaaaagttttcggTGGTCGGAGTCGTTGCAAAATGTTGGTGCAATATTTAAGCtgggaaaaataaaagatgtttAGTAAAGtaacaacaaaagtattttattgttgatattttgtgtattataaattattttagtattttaaaaatgttaaaataatctttatttataagtccAATTTCACTATcccataaatttattttttaggtaTTTACTTGCGTAGGTGGATTATTTTTCGCCCTAGTAGCAGGTCAACCAATGATGATTACTGGCGCTACTGGACCTTTGCTGCTTCTCGACGAATCGCTTTTTGTATTTTGCCGCTCCTACGGTTTTGATTTTTTGGCCGCTAGAATGTACTGTGGTTTATGGATGATAGTGATTGCTTTGTGTGTTGCCTCTGTTGAAGGTAGTGTCGCCGTAAAGAAAATTACGAGGTCAGTAGCACTATTTGTCTAAATACCgagcatttaataaaacttttcaattaTCTTCTTAGAACGAACGTCTCGTAAAATCTTACaagaaatttgtataatttcagATTTACTGAAGACATTTTCGCATTTTTGATATCGCTTATTTTCATATCTGAGCCTGTgacgaatataataaatgtttaccgTGCTCACCCGCTCGGTTATGACTACTGCGGCAATTACACACTTGAAAATTCCACTGCTGGCGTTGAGACGGTTAACTCAAATTTTACAGGTATTTCTACcagtattcataatttatcGTTCTCTATTGCctctattatatacaattataaacaaaattgaattTGATCGTCAATTTGACTACACACAAATTTGCTTATATTAGAATTCTTTCCAGGAAACCTAACAGTTCCTCCAGTTTTACCGCCTACAAATATGTTACTTACACCGAAACCAAATACAGCTTTGTTTTGTACAATGTTGACTCTTTGTACCTTTATTCTTGCTTACTATCTCCGCATATTCCGCAACGGAAAATTTCTTGGTCGAAGTGTaagtttatagtaatataaaatttatatgttatatgataataaagtgTTAAGCTTCTAAGAATAGGAgatcgttattttttatattcattgaacAGGCTCGACGTGCACTTGGTGATTTCGGAGTTCCGATTGCGATTGTTTTAATGGTTGGAATATCCTGCTTAGTACCCGTTTGGACTGAAAAATTACAAGTACCGGATGGTCTGAGCCCAACCTCAAATCGTTCTTGGCTTGTGCCCCTTAATAAGGGACTTGAAACTATACCACTGTGGGCAACAATTGCTATGGTTTTACCGGCGCTCATGGTTTACATCATCGTCTTTATGGAAACCCACATCGCAGAGTAAGAAATCAAAAGGAAacaatttagtatattttttttactaatgaaTATGAGTACTCATATCAGTAAAGGGgtttttataacttacatTAAGTCTCTGCGAGCCAAgcgaatatgaaaataaaagcattgcgatttgttataaattttattagtttgtaCCTAACGTATAGCATTTTAAACAGGTTGATTATTGACAAACCAGAGAGAAAACTGAAGAAAGGCAGTGGATTCCACATGGACATAGTCGTCATGTCGTTAGTAAACTCGGTGTGTGGCATGTTTGGGGCTCCGTGGCAGTGTGTAGCCACAGTACGATCTGTGAGCCATGTTTCCGCATTAACTGTTATGTCAACAACTCATGCCCCCGGTGACAAACCTTATATTGTTGAAGTTAAGGGTATGTGTTTTATGTTGATATTCTTTTATCCTGCGATtgggatatattaaaaaatatagatataaaacattgtaaaacatttatagttgttaaagaaattgtgatttttaaaacaaataaatacgtctaaaatttttttcaaaacacactgttattttaaaagaaacgcCATGTTCTTGCGATACGTCATTGATTTTCAGAAGCCCTATCTCTTTTTATATCGTAAACCACACATAAAGAATCATAcgaataaagttttatgtatatatattatgtatgtcaCACTTTATTCGCAAAAATCACTCACAAGACACAATTTTTCAGAACAACGTCTTACTGGATTACTAGTTGCTTTTCTCGTTGGCATATCTGTTTTGGCTTCCGGCTGGCTAAGATTAGTTCCAATGGCTGTATTATTTGGAGTTTTCCTCTATATGGGAATTTCTGCCCTCGGAGGAATTCAGTTCTGGGATCGatgtattttactattaaaaccTGTGAAGCATCACCCGCAAATACCTTACGTGAGACGAGTAAGTAGAACAAAatcgaaatgtatttttttattcaataaatacttatcattaatttaacaacTTTTTTAGGTACCGACATTTAAAATGCATCTCTACACTCTTATCCAAATAGCTGGTGTATGTGTATTGTATGCTGTGAAGTCTTCGAAGTTTTCCCTCGCGCTTCCCTTCTTCTTGGTACTCATGGTGCCGCTGCGAATGGCAATCAGTTACATTTTTACCCCGCTACAACTGCGTGCGGTAAGCGAGAATAAAGTTGACATAGGTTACGACAAAAATCTCAATTCCTATTATTCAAAGTCGTAGACATGACgtagtaagaaaaatattcctcaatataatcttaaaataaaacaaacctaGACAATGGCTATCTcagttgttatatttattgtattttaatttcagttggATGGATCCCAAAAAGATATTGACGTCGATGATGAGCCAGATTTCTATGAAGAAGCGCCTTTGCCCGGATAGGACCAGGCCATAGAATGCCAACTTTCTGACGCTCAGGAAGTAACAGTATTTATAAACTCTTCTGTATAAAGTGATAACTAAAAAAGTTTTAGGTACATATATGCCTCAGTGCAGCGACAGAAAGACATTCTTGTTCaattagattataataaattataatagagaCGATTATTCTTTGTGTCCATTGTAGAATAATAATCAACATAGATTATACTTCTTTCGTTGTATGTTTAACTAgaacaaataatacatttatatacaaatgtaaagATCACTTTGCTTAAAttggtttataaaaacaataatgtgAAACCTCTATTTTAGTACCTAAtttacttttcatttttaattcttttatgtaatttattgattttttggtaatttaaTAAGGCTATATGATTAAACGAcaattcgttttaaaaaataagcagTTTAATGaagtttatgtataaaattgacacatatatatttcactttttctgagtttaactaaatatgtaaaaaattacaaatacatttaccTGTGTATAGGGTAAgtaaatacttataaacatataGGTATCtacctaaattatatttagtactTAAGGGATTTGTGATCATAGCTCAATGTCTGTATACAGTATTActtctaattatatattgaatagagCTTCCTAGTAAAAATTTAGAAAGACAACcacctaaaaaataaaattcatggtCATTAtacaactatttttataaactcaaAGAACTTTTCCGTGTTTAGTTACAATATGCATTGTTAAttcatagttattataaaaaacatattaagtttaaaattcatCTATTCCAAggataaaaatctatttatagtatattttgtacttccagattaatatttatgttttcctaaataatttactttaagaaatcttaatatattcaaaaataaggaagatttgtattcaaaaatatacttttctaTGTCTAAACCTGTATGACTTACCTAATCATTTAGACGTCACCGGTAGAGCCGTCCACACGGAGACAAGCCACTAGTTTTACAGTAATATACAGTATTTacgaacaaaatttttacttaataatagtaggtatattcaattatacatTCTACAGCGTAGCtatcttttttaaaagatGTTTGTACATTTAGACCTAGTgtttaaatacttaacattCTTCTGATTGAAGTAAAACATGAATTACGgataaacattaaaagtataaacatAGCACTTCTTCggtgtaaataaatagatactaccctatataattatattagtaccAAAAAATCGCTACGATTTGAAGATGAATAATAAGCAAGTTCATTACGCCCGTTCGAAAGAAACATATCAAAACTTTTCCTATTATtactgtaaattataaataaaatctgtaataaaaatataagccaAAGTATAGTTTGCCAAAGAAGTGACggaagtatttataattacccGATTCATTTATGATAATTAGAACCTTGTGCGGGTGGAATTTTGAATATCTAGAAATCACGCattatgtaataatgaaacagtattagaaatataaatataatttaataaattaatgtacatacagaatttttttcaagatgataacttttcttaatattattatattccagTGGTTATCTCCTGATAATAGATTGGtatctatgtacatatatctgtatgatagaataatttaatacagatTGATGAGATTTTTGAAAGTAATTGTCAACAGCATAAAAGCAAAAGAACAAAATCGTGAAAATTAGAACGTAGTACATAATTTaactgtaaattaattaagactttcttatatgtacttaataaaatttataattacaatatgacATTCCAACTATCGTGTTgctaagtaaaataaaagcagTGAAACCACGTTTAGttgttcttaataaaaaaatttaatcatcgATGATATTTCGATACTCACACAACTTAAAACGATGTTTTAATATGTGCAGTCAGTAAATCAAACCTCTGGGTTGTTCTGCAAAGCTATTTTTAGTCTTgtataacatttcattttattttaatggtttcTTTTATACTctgtgtaaatatatattgacataGAATGCTCTTATATTAACATAcacaacaaaacattttttataagaagatGTTGCTTGACCTTTGAAACAAAGTTTCCAATGTGAAAAAATGTTTGCACGTGCTAAACATATTTCAACTTGCAAATGTTGCAAACTTGCAAATAGTCCAAAAGAAactttgagataaaaaaattgtaaatgttatCGTTTTAACGTTTGAGCGGCGGTATACCTAATTCCtgatttaatcatatttttatctcaGCATATCAAAGTAAACGTTAATGAAAtagttaagattttaaaagtcTATCTTCATCATACTAAAATGTCTTTttgctataataataatttattagtaaagcaaaggcattttttaaatctaggACAATGTAAGAACAATGTTAACTTTGTTAGTTTGTagatacaattaataatttatcatggTGGTATTTCATTACActctcttaaaatattatttaacatgttATACTTATTCTTTACGTTGTGTTATGTAGTTGCCGACTGTTTAAGGCGTATAATAATCTTAGACaggttattgttaatttaggGCAATATGTTGAATTGttcctttgtttatttattgtttttggcttataaatataatcttcgTGATTCTTATTAGATAAATGATTCAATAAAACCTTCTTTTATTTATCCCAAAGAAAAATGTGACTGTAAAAGgtaatttgtaaaatgttaAGGATCTAAACTAACCTGctcttaagttttatataatttcagggcattttatgatatttaattttaaataagtagatCTGCAACATAATCTCTTTAATACACTA
This Danaus plexippus chromosome Z, MEX_DaPlex, whole genome shotgun sequence DNA region includes the following protein-coding sequences:
- the LOC116777299 gene encoding anion exchange protein 3 isoform X3 → MLCLPGVVTGTSAPKLFTLTYKKGEDQDELRLDEEMERVVWHENNPPTRLQPSGEPVRDAAAPPPPYSPDDIIRTSSSEQTRASREQLNSSSEGQMSGQISGSGSGSTPRGEDRHVQFDSERARADPLDDASEERRHQRNTRHLHHKSRKYSLQEGARGGGADGERQVPAASTDEPLPEADLDELRSHRIDDQRVLRRLKLQPRSPTIHVGRKDGGDKIQNIFSDLTLKKMYDHSPHSVFVQLDELLATEDGDTEWKETARWIKYEEDVEEGSARWGRPHVASLSFHSLLNLRRCLETGVVLLDLDEKDLPGVAYRVVESMVNEGLIEEDDKPVVMRSLLLRHRHVHDERFRFSISGRKHSSYTSLQNLSDNKRRRSSNALPQDRTEARAKTSVAGMDTREVEYLATAPVGSQDELRRGHNDSIMKRIPDDAEATTVLVGAVGFLDQPTIAFVRLAQGILMPSITEVPIPVRFMFILLGPTSADLDYHEVGRSISTLMSNPSFHSIAYKADDRRELLSAINEFLDDSIVLPPGDWERQALLPFEELRAKSEMIRKRKRDALERKKGIEITTASPIDEKKALLAGETGGLPEKERDDPLSKSGRLFGGVIRDIKRRYPHYISDFRDALNGQCAAATIFMYFAALSSAITFGGLLAEKTDRQIGISETLVFTCVGGLFFALVAGQPMMITGATGPLLLLDESLFVFCRSYGFDFLAARMYCGLWMIVIALCVASVEGSVAVKKITRFTEDIFAFLISLIFISEPVTNIINVYRAHPLGYDYCGNYTLENSTAGVETVNSNFTGNLTVPPVLPPTNMLLTPKPNTALFCTMLTLCTFILAYYLRIFRNGKFLGRSARRALGDFGVPIAIVLMVGISCLVPVWTEKLQVPDGLSPTSNRSWLVPLNKGLETIPLWATIAMVLPALMVYIIVFMETHIAELIIDKPERKLKKGSGFHMDIVVMSLVNSVCGMFGAPWQCVATVRSVSHVSALTVMSTTHAPGDKPYIVEVKEQRLTGLLVAFLVGISVLASGWLRLVPMAVLFGVFLYMGISALGGIQFWDRCILLLKPVKHHPQIPYVRRVPTFKMHLYTLIQIAGVCVLYAVKSSKFSLALPFFLVLMVPLRMAISYIFTPLQLRALDGSQKDIDVDDEPDFYEEAPLPG
- the LOC116777299 gene encoding anion exchange protein 2 isoform X1, producing the protein MLCLPGVVTGTSAPKLFTLTYKKGEDQDELRLDEEMERVVWHENNPPTRLQPSGEPVRDAAAPPPPYSPDDIIRTSSSEQTRASREQLNSSSEGQMSGQISGSGSGSTPRGEDRHVQFDSERARADPLDDASEERRHQRNTRHLHHKSRKYSLQEGARGGGADGERQVPAASTDEPLPEADLDELRSHRIDDQRVLRRLKLQPRSPTIHVGRKDGGDKIQNIFSDLTLKKMYDHSPHSVFVQLDELLATEDGDTEWKETARWIKYEEDVEEGSARWGRPHVASLSFHSLLNLRRCLETGVVLLDLDEKDLPGVAYRVVESMVNEGLIEEDDKPVVMRSLLLRHRHVHDERFRFSISGRKHSSYTSLQSLWLEEGGGARQRYSTCSAIGPCRRHSSHILNLSDNKRRRSSNALPQDRTEARAKTSVAGMDTREVEYLATAPVGSQDELRRGHNDSIMKRIPDDAEATTVLVGAVGFLDQPTIAFVRLAQGILMPSITEVPIPVRFMFILLGPTSADLDYHEVGRSISTLMSNPSFHSIAYKADDRRELLSAINEFLDDSIVLPPGDWERQALLPFEELRAKSEMIRKRKRDALERKKGIEITTASPIDEKKALLAGETGGLPEKERDDPLSKSGRLFGGVIRDIKRRYPHYISDFRDALNGQCAAATIFMYFAALSSAITFGGLLAEKTDRQIGISETLVFTCVGGLFFALVAGQPMMITGATGPLLLLDESLFVFCRSYGFDFLAARMYCGLWMIVIALCVASVEGSVAVKKITRFTEDIFAFLISLIFISEPVTNIINVYRAHPLGYDYCGNYTLENSTAGVETVNSNFTGNLTVPPVLPPTNMLLTPKPNTALFCTMLTLCTFILAYYLRIFRNGKFLGRSARRALGDFGVPIAIVLMVGISCLVPVWTEKLQVPDGLSPTSNRSWLVPLNKGLETIPLWATIAMVLPALMVYIIVFMETHIAELIIDKPERKLKKGSGFHMDIVVMSLVNSVCGMFGAPWQCVATVRSVSHVSALTVMSTTHAPGDKPYIVEVKEQRLTGLLVAFLVGISVLASGWLRLVPMAVLFGVFLYMGISALGGIQFWDRCILLLKPVKHHPQIPYVRRVPTFKMHLYTLIQIAGVCVLYAVKSSKFSLALPFFLVLMVPLRMAISYIFTPLQLRALDGSQKDIDVDDEPDFYEEAPLPG
- the LOC116777299 gene encoding anion exchange protein 3 isoform X4, translating into MPVTYSRASDVHHQRRHLHHKSRKYSLQEGARGGGADGERQVPAASTDEPLPEADLDELRSHRIDDQRVLRRLKLQPRSPTIHVGRKDGGDKIQNIFSDLTLKKMYDHSPHSVFVQLDELLATEDGDTEWKETARWIKYEEDVEEGSARWGRPHVASLSFHSLLNLRRCLETGVVLLDLDEKDLPGVAYRVVESMVNEGLIEEDDKPVVMRSLLLRHRHVHDERFRFSISGRKHSSYTSLQSLWLEEGGGARQRYSTCSAIGPCRRHSSHILNLSDNKRRRSSNALPQDRTEARAKTSVAGMDTREVEYLATAPVGSQDELRRGHNDSIMKRIPDDAEATTVLVGAVGFLDQPTIAFVRLAQGILMPSITEVPIPVRFMFILLGPTSADLDYHEVGRSISTLMSNPSFHSIAYKADDRRELLSAINEFLDDSIVLPPGDWERQALLPFEELRAKSEMIRKRKRDALERKKGIEITTASPIDEKKALLAGETGGLPEKERDDPLSKSGRLFGGVIRDIKRRYPHYISDFRDALNGQCAAATIFMYFAALSSAITFGGLLAEKTDRQIGISETLVFTCVGGLFFALVAGQPMMITGATGPLLLLDESLFVFCRSYGFDFLAARMYCGLWMIVIALCVASVEGSVAVKKITRFTEDIFAFLISLIFISEPVTNIINVYRAHPLGYDYCGNYTLENSTAGVETVNSNFTGNLTVPPVLPPTNMLLTPKPNTALFCTMLTLCTFILAYYLRIFRNGKFLGRSARRALGDFGVPIAIVLMVGISCLVPVWTEKLQVPDGLSPTSNRSWLVPLNKGLETIPLWATIAMVLPALMVYIIVFMETHIAELIIDKPERKLKKGSGFHMDIVVMSLVNSVCGMFGAPWQCVATVRSVSHVSALTVMSTTHAPGDKPYIVEVKEQRLTGLLVAFLVGISVLASGWLRLVPMAVLFGVFLYMGISALGGIQFWDRCILLLKPVKHHPQIPYVRRVPTFKMHLYTLIQIAGVCVLYAVKSSKFSLALPFFLVLMVPLRMAISYIFTPLQLRALDGSQKDIDVDDEPDFYEEAPLPG
- the LOC116777299 gene encoding anion exchange protein 2 isoform X2, encoding MNSGKRKLSFLGFASQGEDQDELRLDEEMERVVWHENNPPTRLQPSGEPVRDAAAPPPPYSPDDIIRTSSSEQTRASREQLNSSSEGQMSGQISGSGSGSTPRGEDRHVQFDSERARADPLDDASEERRHQRNTRHLHHKSRKYSLQEGARGGGADGERQVPAASTDEPLPEADLDELRSHRIDDQRVLRRLKLQPRSPTIHVGRKDGGDKIQNIFSDLTLKKMYDHSPHSVFVQLDELLATEDGDTEWKETARWIKYEEDVEEGSARWGRPHVASLSFHSLLNLRRCLETGVVLLDLDEKDLPGVAYRVVESMVNEGLIEEDDKPVVMRSLLLRHRHVHDERFRFSISGRKHSSYTSLQSLWLEEGGGARQRYSTCSAIGPCRRHSSHILNLSDNKRRRSSNALPQDRTEARAKTSVAGMDTREVEYLATAPVGSQDELRRGHNDSIMKRIPDDAEATTVLVGAVGFLDQPTIAFVRLAQGILMPSITEVPIPVRFMFILLGPTSADLDYHEVGRSISTLMSNPSFHSIAYKADDRRELLSAINEFLDDSIVLPPGDWERQALLPFEELRAKSEMIRKRKRDALERKKGIEITTASPIDEKKALLAGETGGLPEKERDDPLSKSGRLFGGVIRDIKRRYPHYISDFRDALNGQCAAATIFMYFAALSSAITFGGLLAEKTDRQIGISETLVFTCVGGLFFALVAGQPMMITGATGPLLLLDESLFVFCRSYGFDFLAARMYCGLWMIVIALCVASVEGSVAVKKITRFTEDIFAFLISLIFISEPVTNIINVYRAHPLGYDYCGNYTLENSTAGVETVNSNFTGNLTVPPVLPPTNMLLTPKPNTALFCTMLTLCTFILAYYLRIFRNGKFLGRSARRALGDFGVPIAIVLMVGISCLVPVWTEKLQVPDGLSPTSNRSWLVPLNKGLETIPLWATIAMVLPALMVYIIVFMETHIAELIIDKPERKLKKGSGFHMDIVVMSLVNSVCGMFGAPWQCVATVRSVSHVSALTVMSTTHAPGDKPYIVEVKEQRLTGLLVAFLVGISVLASGWLRLVPMAVLFGVFLYMGISALGGIQFWDRCILLLKPVKHHPQIPYVRRVPTFKMHLYTLIQIAGVCVLYAVKSSKFSLALPFFLVLMVPLRMAISYIFTPLQLRALDGSQKDIDVDDEPDFYEEAPLPG